Genomic DNA from Lepeophtheirus salmonis chromosome 9, UVic_Lsal_1.4, whole genome shotgun sequence:
aactgtataaaaaaagatatcccaaaaataaaatgtatttaattgaattatagaaatttaatcgattttaataattacgtcatttaaatttttgcatcCCTTTTTACATCCATTTTGCAatattaactaacaataaaaatgctaaatgattagtatgagtttattttatccaaagttattttaaaataatatgaacaacATGGGTTTGGAGTTTCAACAAGAAACAAATTGTTATTTGTAtactaaaaacatttatttttgataaaataatatatgaagcaCACATTCATATTGATTTGATAATGTTACgtatattatataagataacAGCTATAGTAACACCATTGTAAATCTGAGTCCTCACACCGACAATAAAAAGAATACTAATCATCAAAAGGAAAACAAAGGAACAACTTTTAAGCAAACCAATTGACTATAAAATTTCCTCAAActtgactaaaaatatacaaataaatcctagACTAAACATTatcgaaataaatatatataattgggAGACCGTGCTGCTGAAGCAAgtttttaattctattaattGAAGACTTATAAAGGAGAAACTCTAGCAAACTTAGTCAAAAGGAGACTTCAAGACTCCATcactatttaaaagaaaaattggctGCCTACAAGATGACGGCCTATTCATTGTTCATGGATAAACCGCTGAAAGAGGAAGAGATgaaaaatttcttctttgagGCTCGaaagtgaaataaatattgaaaaaaaaaaaaaaaaaaaaaatggcatgcAACTAGATTAAAGGTTAAGGAGAATAATCGAAAGTACTGTTAATCAAACGTAGGTTCAAAttaatatgaacatttttattaattttggggTGATTATAATCCCATTTCACTAACGGTAGgtcatttaaataatcaaaatcacCAACCCAACTCTTCTgatacaatcaaaaataaagtataagaTAATGTTTTTGGAGCGGATAGAAAGTGTTGCACTACAAAAGTAGAATAATCCGAAAAAGTAGAGCGGATGCAAATAAATCACttaatcaacaataaaaacaagacccataaataaaaataaatacaattcgTAAATCCtaatttgggaaataaaaatatctattatatctgattggaattattttcatgcgttttctactaaaaagaaattaatctcTTGCCAACGATTTCTCttcaaagaaaaggaaagagCCTTTGCAATAAATCAAAGCAAACAATACTtggtaaattataatttagttaCTGCAATGGTATTTTTTGGATGAGAGTTGGAtgaatataatgaattattgaaatataaatgcaaacttattattttttgtttacatgtGTAGATTTTGGGATAAGAAAGAAACGAAgggcatttttttgtaatatagtGAGGGTCGTTCGCaaggggtggactggagggccTATAATCCCCTCCCTCTCCAccaaattaagatatttttgctttttactagaaaatttaacatagTTTTGATAATAAGTGTTTATTGAAGCAACTGAGAGGATGTTTCTGCATTCATAATGTCCTTGATGTCGTCAATGTCGGTTCATTCTGGGATCTAATATAGAGGGACGAAGCATGcctcacactctaaaattgatgtggggaaagaagaaattattttgttctttgcttttttcttatttgaatagAATAATATCCTTCCAAAGAGAAGGtgagttttcaattatacatttaggatttattaattattattataataataaatgtataatttaagatctGATGGTCAATTATTGCCAGAGGTGGGTACTTGGACTCGAGttggacttgagtccatattttgaagacgatctcacaatcaaatactcgagacttgacttggactccataGATAAGTCTTGCAACTTACCTTGGACTCCAAAGCTAGTATATTGCGGACTCAGGAAAAGCACTAACACTATGGACACAATATTATAGTAATGTACTTGAATGAACTTGAATGCCGTTAGAGGACTCGATAAAAATGTTCAATGACTCGATAGATTCGAAGTGAACTTACAATATAAGGACGTTTACTGTGTTGTAAGTTGGATTAAAGATATCTTtagaaatgtacatattatataagacttaaaaaaatataacaaacacttttattcttgtaattttgagacatatttatgtatagggTTGATTTAATCTAGTCgcacacttaatttaaattttagggaatttaagaattattcgtcgattgtcttcaaactcgaTGAGAGATAGGTTTTATGACTCAAAATGTGTTATGTAAAGttttgactcaattaaaaacaaaacaaatgaggTTGTGTAAACTGGAGCCACTAAGGAGAACAATTTAGAAGCTTCTCTCATGCAGTATGTCCCCCAAGGCCATATTCATAAGCAGCCGTATCACTGTTTATCGAGGATAAAAAGCCAAGAACCATTCAAACGCCCCAGTCAAGGCAACCAGTGGttgattagatcctgtttttaatagattatcaaatatttttagtacatcaTTCAGTATTTTTCGTGGAGCTCTTATAATATGTACCCTGATTGATCGAGAATTAAAGggaaattactttaaaaagaaacacatgatttttttttttttttgctgatcgtttacaataaaagaagagaaaataatcCTTTAcgtattattaattcatatttttaagaaactgatacaaaaaattgactttatgcgcattttttacttcatgtttCTTCTATGCATagtatttgattttgtaaaaaaatgttgtatgaGTGAACGTTGACTACatctataaaatgtaatttatcttattatatctGTATAACCAAACgttttttacatctctaaatACAGTCCCAATGACCCATaatcttcacaaaaataaattaaatcctcCTTTTCACAGCTGACTGTCATGAtctactccaaaacattattcaaattatcagggttatcggtttcttttttttaacatacccaaaatgcacatgattttaaatcacagaataTTAACCACtatcaatgtgatttcccactccctccttggccccagcaacgccgggtaaccctttgctagctATTTATAGACTTTGGTTATGCGACTGCTAGAGAAAATTGCTTAACGATCGACAACTagttaaaatacttttcaagACCTTGAACCAGAACACGAAATCGAtcaatttattcttaatattaattaagtgaCTCCCAAAATGTGTTAACATAAGAGTTTGTATTTTGTGTGATCCTATATACACTAATAATTTTTCAGAGGTCCTTAAAATTTcgttttaagaataaaatatatatcatcataGCTGTGATTTCGATCGTTATTTTCTGattatgtatgtttaattttcaactaatttagatcaaaatatatccatagaaaaaatcaaataatttgctAGAGgatttatataatcataaaaactacatctatcaatttgtgataaaatgtttttgttgaaTCGGTCAATCTCTTGTGATACTCTTTCTTTGTAACACTTCAAttataatggaataaaataagataCTTCATatggtatatttaaatatactaaagTAAAATATGATTACTTAGGACTATCACAACATGAATATGATCCATcagttattatcattaatttattaattattattattaatttagatgTGCTTTTCATATGCTTAGATCGATCTTCATTCATTAAGGACCGAAATACCTTCTATATTCTCAAagaattaggacaaaagaagagACTCAAGTACTTTATCCATCCTCAACAAGAGATGCTCGGTTTCTGATATATACGTATGGGGATGATGATAGGAGAAAAGTTATCCTAAGAAGCTAACCAAACCAAGCTAAGCTTCATACAAGAATAGAATGGAGATGAGAGTCTTGAACATTATGGATAGGAAATCGCAATGTCATAAACACATAGGAGTTACTTGAATCTACcagttgactcaaatatatatattcggaTGTTCTGTGATCAATTAAAACCATTCTTATTGTtctataagtaattaatttgatgaataaaGTATATTACAATCAATGTTCTCACAAAAAAGtgctaattttatttcttcctttttcacCCAATGAAAGAATTGTTTGTGTGTGGGAGGTTTCGTGACATTTTTCCTTCTGTCTTTCTTAGCTATTAATTATTAGCCATTTATATTTAgcaagttaaataataaattgggatgaatatatcatattcttaatttttcttcatgattgttttcatctataaaacaaaaataaaccaatcaatttgataaaaatatattgatagaaatatttactttcaatataatggaaaaaatgaatatgccTTCAGTggcataatatattatgttctaaTGTCTACAGTTATAGTATTTTTAACGTCATAATAATTGCGTGATTTTAATCGATGAAAAGGAATTGATAACAtcgatatatatcatatttgttatttaaaatgactGATGATATAAATTAACCAATCGTAATGAAAactgttaatattaaaaaatcagatTCATATTGACAAAGATTCGGAACTAATTTCCTCTCTACTTTCGAAGACGAAACTTATTTCCCCTCTCCTGATTGGCCATAAGAAAGGATCTATATTTGTAGCCAGCTCTACGTCATGAgacaatattattcattttgaaggGGAGCAAAGCTATTATCACGTCATCTCTGccaaaaaacatcaacaaataatattattccaGTCTTATAGACAAAGACAGTTAATGGATTCGCTCAATGAGGATGTTCTTGAGCGAATATTCCTATATTTGGACTTTAAAACCCTTCTCAAGGCTGAATTATGTTGCCGTGCATGGAAAAAGGTGATAAACGATCGAAGACTCTATTGGCAATTGAGTAAACAGCTCTGTAGGTCGAACTCATTGCATCCCGTATCCCTCCTACAAGAGAAGAAAAGAGAATATGGACTTTCGAGAGttggaaggaagaaaaagagaaaaagaacgTTTCCAAGATATATTAGTGGCTCTAAGTAGTCATAACTCCTCCATCCAGCATCATACATTCAGACTATTCTTCATGGAATGGATCTCTTTTGTTATATaacctaattttattaaatctcaTATTCGATTTGCTGATCATAGTTTCATGTTTAGACGACATTTACTCCAGTttcttgtaattaaatatatttatatatgttcattTGTAGTCGCCCAAAggaagaatatttcataaaaagtatccacattaatttttaatttataaaagtattttgtatttcgtctgtaaattgatatttctttagAAGATGACGACAGATTTGTTaattttgggggcctaaacaaacaaattttatcaaagaGGACGACAGATTTGTTAATTTTGGTCATTTTGGGGCCTGAACAAGCAAGTTTTATCAactatgaaaaacatttttttattaatatgaaggaaaatagtcaactattgtatgtcaaaatgcgaccaacaaataaaaggacttaaaccttgcTTTCTATCAAACTTATAAGCCACAAATCCCTAGTTTATTATATATCGAACCCgaaaatgcattataaatagtttaaacaaacttattagttatttccattgtgtatataaaaaataactattacaatgTAAATTATAAGATATGTTGTTCTAACGTCTCTCGTTCATAATAgatagaaaaaacaattttattgtaCTAATCCagccatttttagggattttcacAGCATATTTCTTTGACGATATACAATTGTACTAAAGTAGTATTGAATCCagtttttaagtttatttgtgAAGCCATTTAATGGAGGTACATCTGAATATATGTCCATTTTatatagttaatattaatttctagCATAGCGTCTCCTTCAATTTAAGATACCTCTAAAAATCTTCTATATCTTGAGGatcttacaaatatttagaaacCCATTCACTTTAATGAGACCTAATAATGTATATGTGcttacattttatttctatattgttgataaaaataactatttcaatgTGAAAGAAATTGATACTTTTTCTAACTATCCTACGTTTTTTTGTTGTCATAAAGTAGTACTCAATTTAGttctatatctttttatattcttaaacgctttaataaattgtaaatttgtcctttttatgttataaaaatatcaaatcataCTCAGAAAGATGGGATGTCCTCGAAGTTATGAAGTCTGAGAAAACGTTCTACATCCAAGGGACCTCCAAAACATTTATAAGCCTTTTCCACTTTAATCAGTAgtatcaaatatgtttttatttgaaggtATCACGTTACATTAAGTGTAGATGTTGAATAACAAATTAGTAGAATCCAATTTTACAAAGTAATTTACAGAAACAATGAAATGTAAGTGAGTGCTTCAATTGAAGGGATGCCCTAAAGAGTTCACGTGTCAAAAACTAGGTAGACATACTAGTCatgattgattttaattaatataggaAGCTTAAACGTAGAGGGATTTTGAAAACAATGCTGTACctatagtataataaaaaatgaaaacacttGACATCAATCAACGCAAAGTTCtacaattaaatcaattatagtCTCTCATTGTTTTTTCATACCTTGAAGGAATAGGATCTTGAGAAGATGCACAACGAGAAGAGTTCCACAATCAAAAGAATGATCAATCGTAGTTTTAGTCCGTTCTTCACATATCCTCTAATCATTGCCTGTATTTTCTTTGGATATACGGCTTTTAAAGCCACAAAGGAAGGTAAGCTTCTCAGAATTCAGAATGTGGAGCTTAATAATACAGCTAACGAAGTGTAAGTGTGACTCTTTTCATTCGTAAATAGGATATTAATTTCACTAGCTTTTGATCCCTTGTTCAGAAACACGATGACAGAACTCTACAAGAAAACCTCAAAAGAATTGTCAGAGTCAAACAAGAAGATTCAAGGTTTACATAAAGAATTAGGAGAAGCTAGAGTAAGTACACAGTcctaaacaaaaacaatttatctgcaatatctattagaaatatacaaaatataaatatatatttttttttttcaatttatatgtattttactaTTTCTCAATTTAGACAAAACTAACTGAATTATCCAAGAGTGGTGATGTGAAAGCGGgtgaggagttaaagaaaaattttgAGACACTAAAGGCAGAATTcgaaaaatttaaggaaaataaacaagCAAGTGTCAAATATAAGTTTAAGCAGGGAGCACTAATACATAGAGAGTGCacttattttcagaaaatacattgGTTAAcacaaagttaataaaaatacaaggtcagaccccaaggttaatagaaatacaagggtagacaatcatgtaatcgggcttcctaggattttcaatctgatgtgtTGTACCGACTACAggtaagacaggcagatttGGACAAAATACACAACCACTCTCAGTTTATGAGGTTACTTACtattgttagaattttcaatttaatgtatcgtaccgactactggataaggaaaacaaattgtgacaaaacacgtaaccactcatttactatgacctCAATATTTAAAACGTGGTGGAAGTCATgttatagtataaccttgtattgcTATTAACCTTGGGTTGACAACACTCATCTTTTGTATATCTACATGGTGtttgattgtataaaatattattcgtaGATATACgggtgtgcacgtctaaaactgaacactcctttaaatttacgccatgcacatatccgtaattttattgagttgagaccggtttatacttcgaggcaagggtcttgactagttataaacaaaactccagcaaaatctaaatagcaacagtgaaacaacagccgataatatggagagacgtcgagtcgcaattttggaactttccgagcggggaaaaactcccactgaaattgccaaagttctgaactgcagccgcaccaccatttacagcgtggtagccaaagggactcctgaggcgacctcaagatctaagtcaaggcctcgaatttcggacgaaatggttgctgccgtgaaaaagtctctcgaggacaagagaggcaaggtcaccgtcagcggcctctccagggagttcgacgtcagcagaaggaccatggaccggctagttaagaaagatcttgcccttaaggtctacaagagaatccctcgtcaagccctcaagccgtaaaatttaaataagtgttcagttttagacgcgcacaactgtactaaaaataattgtttatcacAGTGTTACCCGGCTAACACAAAAACACcaactgtattttgttgtcagctgtcgatgtccTCCTCTCTCTTGATACATCATggctatttataatatattattttttatacatatttaatgcaCAAAGTCAAAAGGTCATTCATTCTATACTTATACTCCATTTCCAAAAGAACTGGAATACACTTTCTTGTTGATCCTCTGTGGTTTCTTAGAGAcatatttgccattttattcAGATATGTTGGCTATTTCTTCactgaaattatataaatactcttATGTGACAGTAATAGTCTGGAAGTACATAAGATATAAAGGGCAGTTgctatgattgacttatttggctaactaacaGAAGCATTTGGGCCTACGCAacgtttctttttggaagaaaggttgcgtggtacaCCAAGGGTAAATACTTGTTATGTCAACCattgtattttctgaaaagaagtGCACTCTCATGTATTCGTCCTCCCTGGATTAAGGGACTTGGAAGAtggtactatatatatatttaatgctaATATCtaccaaaattaattatcaatacgTCATTTCATAGTTACTATAATTAGCCAATTATAATTGgtttactataaaaaatcatatagatAGGGAATCATGACGTTTTGAGTAAGCATTTGACTTAACTTCCAAGCTCTTCTGATTGAActatttaattactaaataattaaacttaatttactAGAAAGAAACTGTcgataaggataaaaaattgaaggaattgGAGAATGCAAAGTCTCAAAAGGAGGTAATAATTTAatgatcaatataatttaaatcgccagaatattaaaaaaaaaaaaataacgtaaatGAACGTGTCATCCTGATAATTCGAAAattgtttgggagaagagcagtaTTGGtatcatgatgtttcattaaattacctGCAATTATATGTTATGAAGGAAAGATATACAAACCCCCCTCCGTATCTAACAATGATATATACAGGAATGTCTCGGATGTCGATCCTAGATTCTATTCCGAGTATTTCAAGGACTTACAgtaataactttggaacaaatctttagtatttcttttcttcttccacGTACTAAATGatcactttatacttataagtgATTTGTTTCCTTTTCaagaataattgataataataacagctttgcataaatatatatatatatcataaataaagtagcaactacaaaagcctcttgaagaataaacaatattaattaagtaactACTAGggcatgaaagacgaagagtaactaTCAAGATTTGATGAGGAATTATAagtgttggacttggagtaaaaTTGCGGATTGTTATCGTTGTAATTGCTACCTATATGATTACTAGGTACCTGCATTTATCACATCGttgctcacagctaatctaattaaacaCATAAactaagctttttttaaatatcagggTTAATGTTCgctctgtttttttgtttttatttaatattccgacatttcatattatttgaatctatgttGATATACAGAGATGCatgaaatatatcataaatagcGGGAAAGGTTATTTCATGTTGGAGATCTGAACATGGAGTAATTTCAGTGTATTCGTCTATGTCTTTGCGAATCctatacaaatcccactccttatataTAACAGgaggatttttgtatatttcttacCTGCTCAGGGATAATTTAATGGAACGTCATGCCAACTAGGTTGCTCTCCAcccaaagattcttcaaattgttacaATCACCacgtttatttttgtgtattttattttaaatactccaAGGCCATATTTCATGCAAAAATGCAGATGCACATACttgattttacatatttaattataagtaaaaattgtatattaatattttagaaagaaaCTGCAGAGAAGGATAAAAAGTTGAAGGAAATCGAAGATGCCAAGAAGAAAATAGAGGTAcgaattaatctatttttttattacttatgatgttcaatataaatacttaattaattagaaagaaaCTGTTGATAAGGATAATAAGTTGAAGGAATTGGAGGGCGTAAAGTCTCAAAAGGaggtaattatttattgatacacAAACATTAccacatatttaattacaataaaattatttgaaatcaatatttcaGAAAGAAACAGCTGAGAAGGATAAGAAGTTGAAGGAACTTGAAGAGGCTAAGAAGAAAATAGAGGTATGCATCACTAGATTAATAATTCATTGtttattactttcaaattttttttctctagagTGAACTTGCAGAAGCCAAAAAACAAAAggcataagttttatttatttgtcgaATCCCCGATATTATTGATGGTGTTTGTTATGAATTGTTTGATCTATAATCTAGTATACTGTATAGCCACGTGTCATTTCTCATCACAcagacacattttttaaattattattattcattgttgTGATTATTATCCTATAATGACGTATTcctattcaataattaatcgtTCGGAATtcatttgttgttgtttttatttgtgtacagaataatatagtttatttttatatttagttatcaaataaatagatatatattgttAGTATAACTTCATTGAACGTACAACAAATACTCAAgtaacacaggggaacactaAATTTCTGCCAATAAAATTCagccaagaatataatttatctctgGGTTGTCaagtttcataatatttaagattGTAGTCATTCGAGATTTTTAtcgttcagagacatttttcatcattcaaaCCATTGCCAAAATAAAGtacgatgaataaaactgatgtgAAAGggtttatgatttaaaaaaaaaggattttactCTTGCTGAgacaattataacttatttatatgtCTTCTTAAAGTGAAGTATCCCTCTTTTCTAA
This window encodes:
- the LOC121124103 gene encoding uncharacterized protein isoform X2, with the protein product MHNEKSSTIKRMINRSFSPFFTYPLIIACIFFGYTAFKATKEGKLLRIQNVELNNTANEVNTMTELYKKTSKELSESNKKIQGLHKELGEARKETAEKDKKLKEIEDAKKKIEKETVDKDNKLKELEGVKSQKEKETAEKDKKLKELEEAKKKIESELAEAKKQKA
- the LOC121124103 gene encoding uncharacterized protein isoform X1, coding for MHNEKSSTIKRMINRSFSPFFTYPLIIACIFFGYTAFKATKEGKLLRIQNVELNNTANEVNTMTELYKKTSKELSESNKKIQGLHKELGEARTKLTELSKSGDVKAGEELKKNFETLKAEFEKFKENKQAKTVDKDKKLKELENAKSQKEKETAEKDKKLKEIEDAKKKIEKETVDKDNKLKELEGVKSQKEKETAEKDKKLKELEEAKKKIESELAEAKKQKA